In Blastopirellula sediminis, the following proteins share a genomic window:
- a CDS encoding site-2 protease family protein codes for MNLTAPQPTSFDIHFDAFGIPVRVSAYFWIMAGLIGYQFGQAFNEEGYGSADPRVFGIAVVVIFLSILLHELGHAVLMRYFGHSPSITLYHLGGLAHYQAEGFAPRNSYRRVNNSTWAQIAISFAGPGADFLFAGLTIAILIGAGYISGRPPLAFELLTGQGEVLGAATFGVRALVMIILYVNIWWGILNLVPVYPLDGGQIARELFLWFTPYNGVRYSLYVSIGFAGLLVLYGLQTRSPFLAIMFAMMAMGNYQQLSGGNSFGGRPW; via the coding sequence GTGAACCTCACCGCTCCGCAACCGACCAGCTTCGACATTCACTTTGACGCATTCGGAATTCCGGTGCGGGTCAGCGCTTACTTTTGGATCATGGCAGGCCTGATCGGTTATCAATTCGGCCAGGCCTTCAACGAAGAAGGTTACGGCAGCGCCGATCCGCGCGTCTTTGGCATTGCGGTCGTGGTGATCTTTTTGTCGATCCTGCTTCATGAATTGGGGCACGCAGTTCTGATGCGCTACTTCGGCCACTCGCCGAGCATCACGCTCTATCACCTGGGCGGCCTGGCCCACTATCAAGCGGAAGGCTTCGCTCCGCGCAATTCCTATCGACGCGTCAACAATTCGACCTGGGCGCAAATCGCCATTTCGTTCGCTGGACCTGGCGCCGACTTCTTGTTCGCCGGTCTCACGATCGCGATTTTGATTGGCGCCGGTTACATCTCTGGTCGTCCGCCGTTGGCGTTTGAACTGCTCACCGGTCAAGGAGAAGTTTTGGGCGCCGCCACCTTCGGCGTTCGTGCGCTCGTCATGATCATCTTGTACGTCAACATCTGGTGGGGCATCTTGAATCTGGTCCCGGTCTACCCGCTCGACGGCGGACAGATCGCGCGCGAACTTTTTCTGTGGTTTACTCCTTACAACGGCGTCCGTTATTCGCTTTACGTATCGATCGGATTCGCCGGCCTCCTCGTTTTGTATGGCCTCCAAACGCGGTCGCCGTTTCTGGCGATCATGTTCGCGATGATGGCGATGGGGAATTACCAGCAACTCTCCGGAGGGAATTCGTTTGGCGGACGTCCCTGGTAG
- a CDS encoding 3-keto-disaccharide hydrolase: protein MLKRIVPAILLGLALCSFSLADDKDGFKPLFNGKNLEGFTQHGGKATYTIEGDEIVGTSTLNTPNTFLCTDKEYGDFIMEVDFKVDPKLNSGIQIRSQVFAEEKEVDFGGGQMKKMAKDRVHGYQVEIDPSARAWSGGIYDEARRGWLNDLKNNPEAQKAFKQDDWNHYRIECRGDSIKTWINGVPAADLKDGLTPKGLIALQVHGIGNDKSKNGTQVRWKNIMIKELD from the coding sequence ATGTTGAAGCGAATCGTTCCGGCCATCCTGCTTGGCCTGGCTCTCTGCTCTTTCTCGCTGGCCGATGACAAAGATGGCTTCAAGCCGCTCTTCAACGGCAAGAACCTGGAAGGCTTTACCCAGCACGGCGGCAAAGCGACTTACACGATCGAAGGAGACGAAATCGTCGGCACTTCGACGCTCAACACGCCGAACACCTTCCTCTGCACCGACAAAGAATATGGCGACTTCATCATGGAAGTCGATTTCAAGGTCGATCCGAAGCTGAACTCAGGCATCCAGATCCGCAGCCAGGTTTTCGCCGAAGAAAAAGAAGTCGACTTCGGCGGCGGTCAAATGAAGAAGATGGCCAAGGATCGCGTCCATGGTTATCAAGTTGAAATCGATCCGTCGGCTCGCGCTTGGAGCGGCGGCATCTACGACGAAGCGCGTCGCGGCTGGTTGAACGACCTGAAGAACAACCCGGAAGCGCAAAAGGCGTTCAAGCAGGACGACTGGAATCACTACCGCATCGAATGCCGCGGCGATTCGATCAAGACCTGGATCAACGGCGTTCCGGCCGCGGACCTGAAAGACGGCCTGACTCCGAAGGGCCTGATCGCGCTGCAAGTTCACGGGATCGGCAACGACAAGTCGAAAAACGGAACCCAGGTTCGCTGGAAGAACATCATGATCAAAGAGCTCGACTAA
- a CDS encoding sialate O-acetylesterase: protein MKLRFRQIAAAALGLSALFAAGRLQAEVKVPALFTDHMVLQRDLPIVVWGKAAKGEEVTVSVASLEGKTTADDDGHWSVKLGELPAGGPHRLVIKGQNEIAIEDVLVGEVWVCSGQSNMQWPLSRANDHELEAMTAKLPQLRLITVPNVAAQAPKDDFNGKWEVCTPETVREFSAVGYFFGRQLQQTLDVPVGLIDNAWGGSAAEAWVRRDLLEADPRYADMLKGWDARVVDYEAKLAEYKTAAAAAKGTDKKPEPPKDPGVNGNHRPANLYNGCLAPVIGYGIRGAIWYQGESNSGRPEEYGHLFPLMIQNWRDVWKQGDFPFYWVQLADFMGEKPEPAESNWAALRESQTFTMDKLPNTGEAVIIDIGEGRDIHPRNKQAVGMRLARIALARDYGIDVPYRSPRFKSLEVKGDKAIVTFDTFGTPLYSFDAPQPKGFAIAGADGKYVWAEAKLVGDDKVEVSSKEVKEPVSVRYAWADNPVNTLQNKAGLPATPFRSDKPAE from the coding sequence ATGAAGCTTCGATTTCGCCAGATTGCCGCCGCGGCGCTTGGACTGTCGGCGTTGTTCGCTGCCGGCCGCCTGCAGGCAGAAGTAAAAGTGCCCGCTTTGTTTACCGATCACATGGTGCTGCAGCGCGATCTGCCGATCGTCGTCTGGGGAAAAGCGGCCAAGGGAGAAGAGGTTACCGTTTCGGTCGCTTCGCTCGAAGGGAAAACGACGGCCGATGATGACGGTCATTGGTCAGTGAAGCTGGGCGAGCTCCCGGCCGGCGGTCCGCATCGCCTGGTGATCAAAGGTCAGAACGAAATCGCGATCGAAGACGTGCTGGTCGGCGAAGTCTGGGTTTGCTCCGGACAATCGAACATGCAGTGGCCTCTCTCGCGCGCCAACGATCATGAGTTGGAAGCGATGACCGCCAAGTTGCCGCAGCTCCGTTTGATCACCGTTCCCAACGTCGCCGCCCAGGCGCCGAAGGATGACTTCAACGGCAAGTGGGAAGTTTGCACGCCGGAAACGGTTCGCGAATTCTCCGCTGTCGGTTACTTCTTCGGTCGTCAGTTGCAACAGACGCTCGACGTGCCGGTCGGTTTGATCGACAACGCGTGGGGCGGTTCGGCCGCTGAAGCGTGGGTTCGTCGCGACCTGCTCGAAGCCGATCCGCGTTACGCCGATATGCTCAAAGGTTGGGACGCTCGCGTCGTCGACTACGAAGCGAAGCTGGCCGAATACAAAACGGCTGCCGCCGCTGCGAAGGGGACTGACAAGAAGCCGGAGCCGCCGAAAGATCCCGGCGTCAACGGTAACCATCGCCCGGCCAACCTTTACAACGGCTGCTTGGCGCCGGTGATCGGTTACGGCATTCGTGGCGCGATCTGGTACCAAGGGGAATCGAACTCGGGTCGTCCCGAAGAGTATGGTCATCTCTTCCCGCTGATGATTCAGAATTGGCGCGACGTCTGGAAGCAGGGAGACTTCCCGTTCTACTGGGTGCAGTTGGCCGACTTCATGGGCGAAAAGCCGGAACCGGCCGAAAGCAACTGGGCCGCTCTGCGCGAATCGCAAACCTTCACGATGGACAAGCTGCCGAACACCGGCGAAGCGGTCATCATCGACATCGGCGAAGGTCGCGACATTCACCCGCGTAACAAGCAAGCCGTTGGCATGCGTTTGGCTCGCATCGCGCTGGCTCGCGACTACGGCATTGACGTTCCGTATCGCAGCCCCCGTTTCAAGAGTTTGGAAGTGAAGGGGGACAAGGCGATCGTCACCTTCGACACCTTCGGCACGCCGCTTTACTCGTTCGACGCTCCGCAGCCGAAAGGTTTTGCGATTGCCGGCGCCGACGGCAAGTATGTCTGGGCCGAAGCCAAATTGGTCGGCGACGACAAGGTCGAGGTCTCGAGCAAAGAGGTCAAGGAGCCGGTCAGCGTTCGTTACGCTTGGGCCGACAACCCGGTCAACACGCTGCAAAACAAAGCGGGCCTGCCGGCCACGCCGTTCCGCAGCGACAAGCCGGCCGAGTAA
- the dtd gene encoding D-aminoacyl-tRNA deacylase codes for MRAVVQRVSSASVRVEGEVVGQIDRGLLVLLGVEPEDGAADIAYMADKTANLRIFEDDAGKMNLSVVDIGGAVLAVSQFTLLGDCRKGRRPGFTGAAPPELANALYQEYVAAVRQLGPKVETGIFRADMKVSLVNDGPVTLLLDSRKQF; via the coding sequence GTGAGAGCCGTCGTTCAGCGAGTTTCCTCGGCCAGCGTGCGCGTCGAGGGAGAAGTGGTTGGCCAGATCGACAGGGGGCTGCTCGTCCTGTTAGGCGTTGAGCCTGAAGATGGCGCCGCCGACATCGCTTACATGGCCGACAAGACGGCGAACCTGCGAATCTTTGAAGATGACGCCGGCAAGATGAATCTTTCGGTCGTCGACATCGGCGGTGCGGTCCTGGCCGTCAGTCAGTTCACGCTGCTCGGCGATTGTCGCAAAGGGCGTCGTCCAGGATTCACCGGCGCAGCGCCGCCGGAGTTGGCCAACGCGCTCTATCAAGAATATGTCGCGGCCGTTCGTCAGTTGGGACCGAAGGTCGAAACCGGCATCTTTCGCGCCGACATGAAAGTGTCGCTGGTGAATGATGGACCGGTCACGCTGTTGCTCGATAGCCGCAAGCAGTTCTAA
- a CDS encoding metal-dependent hydrolase: MAGFNTHITTSTIVGIGYGAAAYVFMPEIANGETVTITTCMLTAGLCSIAGILPDLDSGSGRPVKEISAFVAAMAPMLMIDRFRRFGMGPEEIALAGAIMYMVIRFGVAEVFKKYTKHRGMWHSIPAAISVALLAFLVVSSERLDVRLLKASAVFLGFMVHLILDEIWSVEWHGITPHFKKSFGTAIKFWNPNSMWSNISTYSKLAVLIMAAVGDPLLMQHYHLHPTPEETPTANPTPAIATEPLTFPITR; encoded by the coding sequence ATGGCCGGTTTCAACACCCACATCACGACCAGCACCATCGTCGGCATTGGTTATGGCGCCGCGGCCTACGTCTTTATGCCGGAAATCGCCAATGGCGAGACGGTGACGATCACCACTTGCATGCTGACCGCGGGGCTCTGCAGCATCGCCGGCATTTTGCCCGACCTCGACAGCGGATCGGGTCGCCCGGTGAAAGAAATCTCGGCGTTCGTCGCGGCGATGGCGCCGATGCTGATGATCGACCGCTTTCGTCGCTTCGGCATGGGTCCGGAAGAGATCGCGCTGGCCGGCGCCATCATGTATATGGTGATCCGCTTCGGCGTCGCCGAGGTCTTCAAAAAATACACCAAGCATCGCGGCATGTGGCATAGCATCCCGGCTGCGATCAGCGTCGCGCTACTTGCGTTCCTGGTCGTCTCTAGCGAACGACTCGACGTGCGACTATTGAAGGCGAGCGCCGTCTTCCTTGGCTTCATGGTCCACTTGATCCTCGACGAGATATGGAGCGTCGAATGGCATGGGATCACGCCTCACTTCAAAAAGTCATTCGGGACCGCGATCAAGTTCTGGAACCCCAATAGCATGTGGTCGAACATTTCGACGTACTCGAAGCTGGCGGTCCTAATCATGGCGGCGGTCGGCGATCCGCTCCTCATGCAGCATTACCATCTGCATCCGACGCCGGAAGAAACGCCAACGGCCAATCCGACGCCGGCAATCGCCACCGAGCCGCTGACCTTCCCGATCACGCGCTGA
- a CDS encoding CvpA family protein, giving the protein MANGYDVLMVIVLLGATAWGLYKGMAWQLASFASIFASYVLSVQLREPVAALFPLEAPWNKLAAMLALYVGCSLVVWVGFRLISKSIESMKLKDFDRQVGALLGAAKGALLCIIITMFAVAFATGDRRQEIVTSKSGYYISRVIDKAQAIMPQEVHAAVKPYIDNFQQQIGDQPPITTANILPGVGQEQTATTGAPATGQQPTQFQPVPQEWQQTWQQTYGQLKADYGQIQGAVDQALQNPQQSAQPYVNQFQQNLRDQVQREIDQRWGAASQGYQQQPTYSPQPGYQQPYPYQQQNYAPQPTYPQQPQQGYYPQGYLPQPNGTQYPRY; this is encoded by the coding sequence ATGGCGAACGGATACGACGTGTTGATGGTGATTGTGCTGCTCGGGGCGACTGCCTGGGGTTTGTACAAAGGAATGGCGTGGCAATTGGCCTCGTTCGCGTCGATCTTCGCCAGCTACGTTCTGTCGGTGCAGCTGCGCGAGCCGGTCGCTGCGCTCTTTCCGCTCGAAGCTCCCTGGAACAAGCTGGCGGCGATGCTCGCGCTCTACGTCGGCTGCTCGCTGGTCGTCTGGGTTGGTTTTCGACTGATCTCCAAGTCGATCGAAAGCATGAAGCTGAAAGATTTTGATCGTCAGGTCGGCGCTTTGTTGGGCGCGGCCAAAGGCGCGCTGCTTTGCATCATCATTACGATGTTCGCCGTCGCGTTCGCCACCGGTGATCGCCGTCAGGAAATTGTGACTTCCAAGTCGGGCTACTATATCTCCCGCGTCATTGATAAAGCGCAGGCGATCATGCCGCAGGAAGTTCACGCTGCCGTGAAGCCGTACATCGACAACTTCCAGCAGCAGATCGGCGATCAGCCCCCGATTACCACGGCGAATATCCTGCCTGGCGTCGGCCAGGAGCAAACGGCGACGACTGGCGCTCCGGCGACTGGCCAGCAGCCGACCCAGTTCCAGCCGGTCCCGCAAGAGTGGCAACAGACCTGGCAGCAAACCTATGGCCAGCTGAAAGCGGACTACGGTCAGATCCAAGGCGCCGTCGATCAGGCGCTTCAGAATCCGCAGCAATCGGCCCAGCCGTATGTGAACCAGTTCCAGCAGAACCTCCGCGATCAGGTCCAGCGCGAAATCGATCAGCGCTGGGGCGCGGCGTCGCAAGGCTATCAGCAGCAGCCGACGTACTCGCCGCAGCCTGGCTATCAGCAGCCGTATCCTTATCAGCAACAAAACTACGCACCGCAGCCAACCTATCCGCAACAGCCGCAGCAAGGCTACTATCCCCAAGGCTATCTGCCGCAGCCCAATGGCACGCAGTATCCGCGGTACTAA
- a CDS encoding acetyl-CoA carboxylase carboxyltransferase subunit alpha — MAARIYLGFEEPIERLEKQLHELEAKKDDSAETQEEIRSLKREIADKTKSIYENLSAWQTVEVARHQQRPQSADYLNLVFDEFVELHGDRKFGDDRALRTGFAKLDAFKVMFMGHFKGRNLKERSECYFGCAHPEGYRKAITKMQMAEKYQIPVISFIDTPGAYPGVGAEERGQAMAVADAMFAMSRLRTPVICVVIGEGGSGGALGIGVGDRVAMLQHSYYSVISPEGCAGILWKSHQFKEKAADALRFTSKYLPKFGVVDDVIEEPLGGAHRDHRQMAARLKMYLLKTLKELNGIEPDQLVQQRYDKFRKMGEFLEREAAEATA, encoded by the coding sequence ATGGCCGCCAGAATTTACCTCGGCTTTGAAGAGCCGATCGAACGCCTCGAGAAGCAACTGCACGAACTCGAAGCGAAGAAAGACGACAGCGCCGAAACGCAGGAAGAGATTCGTTCGCTGAAGCGCGAAATCGCCGACAAGACGAAGTCGATCTACGAGAACCTCTCGGCCTGGCAAACGGTCGAAGTCGCGCGCCATCAACAGCGCCCGCAGTCGGCCGACTATTTGAACCTCGTCTTCGATGAGTTCGTCGAACTGCACGGCGACCGGAAGTTCGGCGACGACCGCGCGCTGCGAACCGGCTTCGCCAAGCTCGACGCCTTCAAAGTGATGTTCATGGGGCACTTCAAGGGTCGCAACTTGAAGGAACGGAGCGAGTGCTACTTCGGTTGCGCCCACCCCGAAGGTTATCGCAAAGCGATCACCAAGATGCAGATGGCTGAGAAGTACCAGATCCCGGTCATCTCGTTCATCGACACCCCTGGCGCCTATCCCGGCGTCGGCGCTGAAGAACGCGGCCAGGCGATGGCCGTGGCCGATGCGATGTTCGCCATGTCGCGACTCCGCACCCCGGTCATCTGCGTCGTCATCGGCGAAGGCGGCTCCGGCGGCGCGCTTGGCATCGGCGTCGGCGATCGCGTCGCAATGCTGCAGCACTCCTACTACTCGGTCATCTCGCCGGAAGGCTGTGCCGGCATTCTCTGGAAGAGCCACCAGTTCAAAGAGAAAGCGGCCGACGCGCTGCGGTTCACCTCGAAGTACCTGCCGAAGTTCGGCGTGGTCGACGACGTGATCGAAGAACCGCTCGGCGGCGCCCATCGCGATCATCGCCAAATGGCGGCTCGCTTGAAGATGTACCTGCTGAAGACCCTCAAAGAGCTGAACGGCATCGAGCCTGACCAGCTGGTCCAGCAGCGTTACGACAAGTTCCGCAAGATGGGCGAGTTCCTGGAACGGGAAGCAGCCGAAGCGACCGCCTAA
- a CDS encoding serine/threonine protein kinase, whose protein sequence is MLRASQTCQVWEAINDLDRRRVALKALHDKFCKDKEQIQALKHEYDVGHNFDHPLVIHIYEFNIHRDIPYITMECGISRNMKMALREDGDNLAYWTPKIIEDAATALGYIHKLGWIHRDVKPDNFLLDYEGNIKLIDFSIAEKKRSGISKWFGGSKIQGTRSYMSPEQIKGEALDGRADLYSLGCTIFELMSGKLPYTATSADHLLDKHLRGQIPSLLAANPNVTDEFSTLVGRMMAKKKEDRPDDMSTLLRLFQQTKIYKIPPKKPASVAEKDRKAPEEIPPVEEETK, encoded by the coding sequence ATGCTACGCGCTAGCCAGACATGCCAAGTGTGGGAAGCGATCAACGACTTGGACCGACGCCGCGTGGCGCTCAAAGCGCTGCACGATAAGTTCTGCAAAGACAAAGAGCAGATCCAGGCGCTCAAGCACGAATACGACGTCGGCCACAACTTTGACCATCCGCTGGTCATTCACATTTACGAATTCAACATCCATCGCGACATTCCTTACATCACCATGGAATGCGGCATCTCGCGCAATATGAAAATGGCGCTGCGAGAAGATGGAGACAACCTCGCTTATTGGACCCCCAAGATCATTGAGGATGCGGCCACCGCTCTCGGCTACATTCACAAACTGGGGTGGATCCATCGCGACGTGAAGCCAGACAACTTCCTGCTCGACTACGAAGGAAACATCAAGCTGATCGACTTCTCGATCGCCGAGAAGAAACGATCCGGCATCTCCAAGTGGTTTGGCGGCTCGAAGATCCAAGGAACGCGCAGCTACATGTCGCCGGAGCAGATCAAGGGCGAAGCGCTCGACGGTCGCGCCGACTTGTACAGCCTCGGCTGCACCATCTTCGAGCTGATGAGCGGCAAGCTCCCCTACACGGCGACCAGCGCCGACCACTTGCTCGACAAACACCTCCGCGGACAGATTCCGTCGCTGCTCGCCGCCAATCCCAACGTGACCGACGAGTTTTCGACGTTGGTCGGCCGCATGATGGCGAAGAAGAAAGAAGATCGCCCCGACGACATGTCGACGCTGCTGCGACTGTTTCAACAAACCAAGATTTACAAGATTCCGCCCAAGAAGCCGGCTTCGGTGGCGGAAAAAGACCGTAAAGCTCCGGAAGAAATCCCTCCGGTAGAAGAAGAAACCAAATAA
- a CDS encoding glycosyltransferase family 4 protein, which produces MRIAHVITRMIVGGAQENTLYNCQDLIRDFGDDVLLITGPSPGREGTLLDRTEHQVPVALAPHLVRNIYPWDDLRGYYEIKKILRDFRPDVVHTHSAKGGMLGRIAATSLRVPAVIHTVHGAPFHPYQSAAARNFFIACERYAAKRCHKMICVADAMTDLMVDAKVAPREKFVTIYSGMEVEPFLESGQWRDEMRQKLGYSDEHVVIGKIARLFHLKGHEYVLAAARRVIDAVPNVRFLWIGDGLLHDKYVEEINAAGLTDYFQLVGLVPPTEIPRYCGAMDILVHASLREGLARALPQALLSGKPAVSFDVDGAREVVVTDETGELIPPKDVDRLADALIRLASDAALRQRLGEEGRRRAAQVFPHRHMTAEIRKTYEQVLADKP; this is translated from the coding sequence ATGCGCATCGCGCACGTCATTACGCGCATGATCGTCGGCGGCGCGCAAGAGAACACGCTCTACAACTGCCAGGACCTGATCCGCGATTTTGGGGATGACGTTCTGCTGATCACCGGTCCTTCGCCGGGACGAGAAGGGACGCTCCTCGATCGAACCGAACACCAGGTTCCGGTCGCACTCGCGCCGCACCTGGTTCGCAACATCTACCCGTGGGACGACCTCCGCGGCTACTACGAGATCAAAAAGATCCTCCGCGACTTTCGCCCTGACGTCGTGCATACGCATAGCGCGAAGGGGGGCATGCTCGGCCGGATTGCAGCGACATCGTTACGCGTGCCGGCGGTGATCCACACCGTCCATGGCGCCCCTTTCCATCCGTACCAGTCGGCGGCGGCGCGTAACTTTTTCATCGCTTGCGAGCGTTACGCCGCGAAGCGTTGTCACAAAATGATCTGCGTCGCCGATGCGATGACCGACCTGATGGTCGACGCCAAAGTCGCGCCGCGCGAGAAGTTCGTCACCATCTATAGCGGCATGGAAGTCGAGCCGTTTCTCGAGTCAGGCCAGTGGCGCGACGAGATGCGCCAGAAGCTGGGCTACAGCGACGAGCATGTAGTCATCGGCAAGATCGCGCGACTGTTTCACCTGAAAGGGCACGAGTATGTCCTGGCCGCCGCGCGGCGGGTGATCGATGCGGTCCCCAATGTCCGCTTTCTCTGGATCGGCGACGGACTACTGCACGACAAGTATGTGGAAGAGATTAATGCGGCCGGACTGACCGACTACTTCCAGTTGGTCGGCCTCGTCCCGCCGACCGAGATCCCGCGGTACTGCGGCGCGATGGATATTCTGGTGCATGCCAGCCTACGGGAAGGACTCGCCCGGGCGTTGCCGCAGGCCCTTCTTTCCGGCAAACCGGCGGTCAGTTTTGACGTCGATGGAGCCCGGGAAGTGGTCGTCACGGACGAAACCGGCGAGCTAATCCCCCCCAAAGATGTCGACCGACTGGCCGACGCGCTGATTCGCCTGGCCAGCGACGCCGCGCTGCGACAGCGCCTGGGAGAAGAAGGTCGCCGCCGTGCCGCCCAGGTTTTTCCCCATCGGCACATGACGGCCGAGATTCGCAAGACCTACGAGCAGGTGTTGGCCGATAAGCCCTAA
- the truA gene encoding tRNA pseudouridine(38-40) synthase TruA, whose translation MSERTVQLVVSYDGTNYAGWQIQNDQPTIQESIETALLSITGEKIRVTGSGRTDSGVHAIGQVVSFRTESKLSADVLRRALNAELPADIVVRSSRNAASHFNAIDCAIKKRYRYLVQEGRVNDVFSRQYAWFVKKELDFDAMQAAAQHLIGEHDFASFEAAGSERVSTVRHVYDLEVLKSERHEFDKIAIEVEANGFLYNMVRIIVGTLVEVGKGKRPPEWVAEVLAAKDRTIGGMTAPAHGLYLLRVDYPESCWLD comes from the coding sequence ATGTCTGAGCGAACCGTGCAACTGGTCGTCTCTTATGACGGGACCAACTACGCCGGCTGGCAAATTCAAAACGACCAGCCGACGATTCAAGAGTCGATCGAAACGGCGCTCCTTTCGATCACCGGCGAGAAGATCCGCGTCACCGGCAGCGGGCGAACCGACTCCGGCGTTCACGCCATCGGCCAGGTCGTCAGCTTTCGGACCGAGTCGAAGTTGTCGGCCGACGTGTTGCGAAGAGCGCTCAATGCGGAACTGCCGGCCGACATTGTCGTTCGCAGCTCGCGGAACGCCGCGTCCCATTTCAACGCGATCGACTGCGCCATCAAAAAACGCTATCGCTACCTGGTGCAGGAAGGGCGGGTCAACGACGTTTTCTCGCGGCAGTACGCCTGGTTCGTGAAGAAGGAACTCGACTTCGACGCGATGCAGGCCGCCGCCCAGCATCTGATTGGCGAGCATGACTTCGCCAGCTTTGAAGCGGCCGGTTCCGAGCGAGTTTCGACCGTTCGCCACGTCTACGACCTGGAAGTCTTGAAAAGCGAGCGGCACGAGTTCGACAAGATTGCGATCGAAGTCGAAGCGAACGGCTTCTTGTACAACATGGTCCGGATCATCGTCGGGACGCTGGTCGAGGTGGGCAAGGGGAAGCGCCCGCCGGAGTGGGTCGCCGAAGTGCTGGCCGCCAAAGACCGCACCATCGGCGGGATGACGGCGCCGGCGCATGGGCTATACTTGCTGCGCGTCGATTATCCCGAAAGTTGTTGGCTCGATTAA
- a CDS encoding aspartate-semialdehyde dehydrogenase, translating to MYENIGIVGATGAVGSIIRQLLEERNFPYKTITFLASKRSAGTKLTFKGEEHTVVELTPDAFTGLDLVIGSTPDETAKEFAPWAIERGCVVIDESGYWRMDETVPLIVPEVNPEAIKNHKGLISSPNCSTTQMVVAMKPLHAAAKIRRVVVSTYQATSGAGVAGQAELIDSSRASLDGHEYSRKAFAHPIAFNLIPQIGSLKHEGYTSEEMKMVYETRKIFGDESIQVCPTCVRVPVTNCHSESILVETEKPLTAAEATQLFRDFPGITVIDDLANSQYPMPLGCSGDDGVFVGRIRKDLSCENGIAFWCVSDNLRKGAATNAVQIAELLVNSAAAV from the coding sequence GTGTACGAGAACATTGGAATCGTCGGGGCCACCGGGGCCGTAGGTAGTATCATTCGCCAGCTATTGGAAGAACGAAACTTTCCCTACAAGACGATCACGTTCCTCGCATCCAAACGTTCGGCAGGCACGAAGCTGACGTTCAAAGGCGAAGAGCACACCGTCGTCGAACTGACTCCGGATGCGTTCACCGGTCTCGATCTGGTGATCGGCAGCACCCCGGACGAAACCGCCAAGGAATTCGCTCCCTGGGCGATTGAGCGGGGCTGCGTCGTCATCGACGAAAGCGGCTACTGGCGCATGGACGAAACCGTCCCGCTGATCGTGCCGGAAGTGAACCCGGAAGCGATCAAGAACCACAAGGGCTTGATCTCGAGCCCCAACTGCTCGACCACCCAGATGGTCGTTGCGATGAAGCCGCTGCATGCAGCCGCCAAAATTCGCCGCGTCGTCGTCTCGACCTATCAAGCGACCAGCGGAGCAGGGGTCGCCGGCCAGGCTGAACTGATCGACAGCTCGCGGGCTTCGCTCGACGGTCATGAATACAGCCGCAAGGCGTTTGCCCACCCGATCGCGTTCAACCTGATCCCGCAGATCGGCAGCTTGAAGCATGAAGGGTACACCTCCGAAGAAATGAAGATGGTCTACGAGACCCGCAAGATCTTCGGCGACGAATCGATCCAGGTCTGTCCGACCTGCGTTCGCGTTCCGGTCACCAACTGCCACAGCGAAAGCATCCTGGTCGAAACCGAAAAGCCGCTGACCGCCGCCGAAGCGACGCAACTCTTCCGCGACTTCCCGGGGATCACGGTGATCGACGATCTGGCCAACAGTCAGTACCCGATGCCGCTCGGCTGCAGCGGAGACGACGGGGTTTTCGTCGGTCGCATCCGCAAAGACCTGTCGTGCGAAAACGGCATCGCTTTCTGGTGCGTCAGCGACAACCTCCGCAAGGGCGCCGCGACCAACGCCGTGCAAATCGCCGAACTGCTGGTCAACTCGGCCGCCGCGGTGTAA